TTTGGCCAGCGCTCGCGTTGGACGGCGCGATCCACAGCGAGCCTGCCGTCCagttttgcgccgcagcggatTCCTCCGGTgtgtgcggcacgccaCCAAGGACAGTCGTATTTTGGTGTACCTTCCAGTCCCATGTAGGTAGACTGGACAACTCGTGCCAGTCGATCAGCATACCGACCTGAGCTGGGCCACCCACAAAGCGCAACGCCGCACGTTCCGTGAGGATCGACAGGAGCGGCGGCACAAAAGCAGCCAGTAAGATATAATGGATGCATTGTAGCGCAACAATCTAGTGTAAGACGATTGCATACATACCTGTGCTacaatgcgcagcggatCCCACCcgtgcagcgtcgaggAGATCCGCAGGGAAGGCAACATGGTGTGTGGAGGCAAACGCGCAACACGTGCTCCACATTTCCCCCCCACCATGATGCACTTTCTGGTGGTGCAGAATAAGCAAGGCAAAATTCGACTGGCCAAGTTCTACGAGCAATACAGCGATACAGAACGGCAGAAAATATCGGACGATGTTCGCCGCTTAATTGCATTGCGCAACCAGCGCAGTGACAGCAATTTTATCGAGGCACGtacctcgcgctgctgacAACAGTACGGGAAACAAAAACTTGTGTATCGTCGGTATGCGGGCCTCTTTTTTTGTGCGTGTGTTGACACGGATGATAATGAGATGGCATATCTAGAGGCAATCCATTTGTTTGTCGAGATCCTAGATACGTATTTTGACAACGTGTGCGAGCTGGACCTCTTGTATCAGTTCTACAAAGTGTATGTGATTTTGGACGAGGTATTCCTGGGGGGTGCCATCGAGGAGACGAGCCGTTCCGATGTGCTTGCAAATTTGTACAGAATGGACCGCTTAGGGTGATTATGCCACCGTCTCTTCCCGCCACATATCCTCGATCCGGTACCGTGCACGGGCGCTGTCCAACATGACATGTACGACAATCCAGCCTGCATCAATAAGGCACCAGTCGCCCGACCCGCGCGAAGCGACGCTCTTTTGTTTTTTACTACCCGCAGCAAGATCTGCACTTGAAACGAGGCCTTCGAAGCGCACGggctgcgcgtgtgcgcctGTGGGGGCTTGCGTaaagctgcgcggcgcaacgtCCAAGTCAATCTCCCCACGCAGCTCTTGCAGCTCtgcctgctcgcgctcatATGCACCAACGCTTTTTCGCATTGCTTCTGCTGCCATGGCACGGTGATTTTGGCGGTTTGCTTCGTCGACATTCGGCTCCCATCGGCTTTTTAGGATCCGCCGCACGCTCTCAGGGCTGATCCGGAAGCGTTTGCTCAAAACAAGAGCGTTAAATCGATCAGGATctgcgtcgtgcagcacTCGCAATCCATGTTGCGCCTCGTGCGAGAGCTTCGACATGGGAGACCACCCATCCGGAAACTTGCGAGACAGCGCGATTTTTTGAATCTGCCAAGCTGGAAGGCGCGTGCCCATTTCGTGCTCAATGCGCGACATCCCTGCAGGGCGCGGTGCCTGCGGCTTACTTGGTTCTTCGACCTGCTTCGGCGGCCCAAGCAGCGTATCCAAGGACGAAATAGTTCCGCTCGTTGAGGGAGGTACTGTGTGCTTGAGCTGTCGTTAGATTCCACACTGTACATACATAGCCGCCCAGTTCCGTGGCGACGCGACGAACCGCGCCTGTGCTACGCACTTGTATCACAACTATCCAATCCTGCGCACCTGATCCACCAGATTCATCCACAGGTTGGATTACAGCAATTGGTGACGCACGCACGACATCGCCGTACCGCGCAGTATCGACCATGTCCAATGCTACTGGCTCCGCTACCTGACCGCGGAGCGTCCCTGTAACAAGCATATCTAGCATATGAGCAAGCGGCTCCGGCACGTCCGTGGTGACCGGAACATGGGAAGGAATCCACGCaatcggcggcgcaagctgctcctCTATGTCTGCCTGCGCGACTGGCAGATCCACGACGCGTTCCTCCATGAACCACGGCACGCCACTCGCCTGCGGTGCGGCCGTAGATTTGCGCGATTGGTAAGGGATACGTGCGCGTGGTAGCGCAGCATATGCACTCGTGTAAAACGTCgcacgctgtgctgcgcccgCGCACACAGTTCGATGCGCCACTGCAGCCCAATGTCTGTGCATCGTGCCGAGGCGAAGCGCTAGACACCGAGATAAAAACTGTCACGTGTTTGGCCTCGATGTTTCCCGGCAAAAGCGAGCCTCTTATTTTGCGACCATTGGTGAGCGTagagcggcggcgatgcgtaCGTGTAATAGCATGAAAACTTACAAGCTCAGTGGTTAAAGAGTTCAAGACACCTTTTCAAGCCATTGATATTGACCCGCAGTTCCGGCGCGTAGTTTCGTACTTCCGCCCGTCGGACTACGCTGCGTGGGCGGCCTCGTTGGCCTCTTTCCCTACGGCGCTGTACTTGATGGGTACGTTTCAGCTGCCGCCATCTAACAAGCAGAGTCAGCGAGTCCTACACGGCCACGCTTTGGCATGCGCACTCCGATGCGACTTGCCGGAACATTGGGTCTTGTAGGAGGGTTCCTCCTAGCATAccagcgctcgagcttcCGTTTTTGGGGCTGGAGTGAGAATGAACGCGAGGTTGAACGCGCTAAAAAGGACAAGGAGGCTGGAAAAGTAATTGGAAGGGGCGAGAGCTCTCTATCTGATGAGATGCAAGGCGCCGCGTTCCGTAACAGTCTATACTCGCAGCTCAACTTTGCGGTCCTCCCTTGGTTCAACTTTGTGAACCACAAGTTCCACGacacgccgagcagcagcaatgCACAGGAGTAAACACGATTACATATTGTTGAAAATTTAACGTCTTTTACACTAGTACACTGCACTCACGCCTTTGGGAGTGCCGCAATAGCTTTTGCAAATTCTTCATTATCCGGCTCAAATTGCTGACCGAGCATGtacgccgcacgcgcttcttcgTAGCGTTTCAGACCTGTGAGCGCTTGCCCCTTGCGAAAGTGACCCTTGCTCCACGGTTTACGGATCTTTACCACCGCGTCCGCATCGCACAGTGCCTCGACGTAGGCTTCAGCGCCATTAAATGCCGCACTACGGTTAGCCAGCAGTGTCGTAAGCTCATCACTCGTCAACTCGCTCGCCTCCCACAACGGACGGGTCGTCGCCATGGCGATGCCCATAGTGTAATGCTTGATCGCCGACGGCCAGTCCTTAGTACGGTAGCTCGCGTTGCCCGAATCTTTTGCCATCTGCACATTTTTGCTCAACGTTGTCTGCACAATATGTGGTGGTGGCGGGAACGGGGCTTTCGGTGGCATCATTTTAGTCCATCGAGCGAGCATATTGAGAAGCTTGACATCCTGCCCGGGCGCATCCACGGTGCCAGTCTCGGGATCGACCGAAAATGGAAAATACTGGCCTTGATCCACCGCGACCAGCTGTGGGTTACCGTTCGCATCGACCTCGGGGATCTTATCTAGCGCGACCTCTTCCATACTGCTCGTTGCGATCCGAGCGCAACCGGCggatcgcgcggcgtggcaGGTATCACGTGATGCCACAACGTCGTCGCGACGCCGTCCACTGGCACCGCATGCTGCGACTCGGTGCGAATTTCGTACAGTGCGTGGCgcggccgcgctgcgcactgTCTGTACGTCTTTTTAGTACGagcatgctgcgcttgcgcgagTCATCTCGCGCTGAATCGCTTGCGCAGAGCCTACGGCAAGATGCGAGTCAAATGTCGGGGCAGAAGAAGGAAGCAAACAAACAGATCGAGCGCTTTTGGAAAGACGTGAATTTACGATACGTGCCCGCAGAAGAGGTGCCCGAGGTTGGTGAAGATCATTTTGTGATACAGCTTGACAATCGgtctttgcgcacgcccgGCGGAAACATTCTTCGCGTCCCGAGCGAGCGCCCATTGCTTGCCTGTCTTACTGCGCAGGAATGGGACGAGCAGGAAAAGGTGCTGCGTCCGACGTCATTGCCGATTACATCGCTtattgcgcgcagcattgaTGGATTTGTTACCGAGCGCGACAGGGCCGACGTGGAACAGTACCTGCTTAAGTACCTGGATACGGACGCGACCTGTTTTTATGAAGATGAGCCACCCGCGCTAGCTGCACTGCAAGAGAAGCGCTGGGATCCATTGATTGCATGGGCAAAAGAGCATTTTCAAATTGATATTAACGTTGCCATTAATACACTTAGCAACAAGCAGCCAGACGCGACAAGGGAGCGGGTTGCACAAATCCTCGCTTCCCTAGAGCCGCTGGACCTTGCGTCGATGGAGCGCGCGGTGATGACCTCCAAGTCAATTATTATTGGTCTTGCTCTTGTGTACCGCCGCATTGACGCCGAACAggccgcgcttgctgcCGAAGTCGAGACGGCGGCACAAGCGTCAATTTGGGGCGCCGTCGAAGATTCACACGACGTCGATCACGCCGACTTGCGCGAACGACTTGCGAGCGTTGCCTGTGCACAAGTCATCACGGAGCCAGAACTTGTTGGTCGCTTTGTAGATGTGCTGCACCGTAAATATGGTAATTAAACTAGAGGCAATACTATTGTGCATTTTGTCAATCTTCTATTgcgatttgcgcacgccgcgctcgactgTTTCAAcgagcactgcgcgccgaatccagcagcggcgccgcgtgtaGCGACCGACGCCGCTATGGGAGCTCATCTTCTCCCATGCATTGTCGCCGTACTGCCATCCTTGCGCATCCACATCCAAAggatcgcgcgccgaggctgCTGCACGCACCACAGTCTTCAACGCTTCCGGGAGCTCCGCTTCGCTGGACTGCATCGCATTTTGCTCAGTTTTGGTGAGCGACGACTGGGCAgcttcggcggcggcggccgcgTTGGCGCGGTCGGCTGCATCTAGAACATGCCCCATGGCGTCCGTGTGCATTTCTGGGGCCGATGAAGCTGCAAGTGATGGTGTGTGAACGCTAGAAGTGATTGACTGAGCGCCGAGGACGTGCCATTCGGGCTCGACCCAGCGCCAGACTGCGGTACGGCAGTCCTCCTTGCCAGGAACAATGGAAGAGGCCACGAACGTGCGTACAGCTCCGGGCAAGCTAAACGAGGCCGGTGGCGCGACGGCATTGCTGTCGACATCTGCCCAGCTAGGTCGCTCTTGgggaagcagcgcagcggtCCAGTCGAGTCCAATCCACCACCGCTGGTTTTCGTAGACGGCAAACTCAAACACAGTTTCATAGGACTGCATGTTCTTGGATTGCACAAGCTTTGGCGGTGCATAGCGCTTCGGCATTGCGTTGCGCCATGCTTCGGCAATGTTTTccgtgccgctgcataCATTCACAAAACCAATCAGGAGATGACGAACCaacgcactgcgccacAAAACCAGGCGCAGCATTGTCGCCCATGGAGAGCACCATGTCAAGAGGATACAGACAAGGACGAGGAAAATGTGCCGCACAGAGAAGGAAGCAATCGGGAACGGCGGGAAGGTCTGCAATGAAAGTGGGATGTAGTGCATTGCATGCACCAAATGATGCGCAGCCCAAAGGGCAGGTTGAACAATGTACTTGCACATATGCGGTGCATACTGCACACTTTTGGCGTGCAGTtttggcgcatgcgcataTGCAAATTCGTTTGCACTTGGGAGCACAGTGGTGTACATATACGCACGcacagcttgcgcttgctcgCTCTTAAGCACCGCGCCAGCCGAAGTGCGCAGCGTAACAAAGTTGGTAAACCAGAGGTTCGCAGGGATGACGCAAAGGAGCCAAAGTGGCCATGTCACTAGCAAAAAAATCACCAAGTGCCGCACTCCCATGCCACTGCTACGTGTTTGCAGCAAGGTAAAGAGAGGGTCAAAAACAgtttcgcgcagcgcgacgacAAAGTCGGAAATGTcgcccagctgcgcaattGTCTTTTTCACAGACTGCGTCGTGGCGCCTTGGCCGTCAAGTTTGCCATTCccggcgacgcgcgcgtacgACGCAGACAAGTAGCTATAGCCAATGCACACCAGAATTACCGCTTGTGGTGCATACCGCAGTGTCTCGTAGCCGTACAAGCATACAAGAATGCAGCAGAGCAGCAAGAGCCACGACTGCATCCGCGTGGTATACCCACCCCGCCAAGTTGCGATCACAAGAAATCGGTGAAATACGTTGATAAGTGGCCCCAGCGCAACAAGAAGCTGCATGATACTAGGAGGCACACGCTCGACTATGTCCATTATAGTCATTGTTTGGGTCGTGCCCGTTAGCACATCCTGATCCTCCATGCTGCGGAGCAACCGACGCGGGGCTCCGTCCGAGACCGGCAACCTTGCACGTGGGGCCACATGGCTATACTTATGATGCGCGAGGCAAGGCGCTGGGTTGGTCATGCAGGAGAAGCTAACGCGTGCGCTGATCTTGGCATCGTTTATCGCGGTCATTCTCGCGTCTCTCCCTGCATGGTGGCACTTGACGACGATTGTGCgtttgccgctgcccaCCGAAAATGTGCGCGTGTGGCAGGAATACGGTGCTTGCCCGATCGAAGCGACGTGGCGCGTCGTGTTGGACGTTgcggacgcggcgcaggtaCATGATTTGGCGGGCGTTTGTGCTTCGGTGCATGACCAGCTTACTGCTCTTAGTCACGGCTCCGAAAGCAGACCAGATGCGTTTGCCGACAATGCATGTTTGCATTGGGCTGTCGATGCTGCAAGCAACGGCGAATTGATCGCAacggcgcgtgcgaatAACACGAGCATGAGCTCGGCGACGTATCACATTGCCGTTCTGTCTCAGGAGGAATGCAAAAATGCCTCATTTTCTGCTTGTGCTGATTCGCCATCATTAGCCAAGGACATTACCGCGCTACTGGCGCCACTGCTTGCACGTCCCGCCGAAGATGCTTACGCGCTGCGAGACGGCACTGTAcctgtgcgtgcatcgttgcaggacgtgcggcgcattgaGTATGAAAAGCACGTTCGTGTTGTGTTTAGTCTTCTCCATGAGGACGCAAGCAGTGGCGGCGGATCGTCTGGCTGGGCGCTTgctgagctgctcgagcaaggCATAAAAGATCCGCTACCgtcgcagcttgcgccgcttgcacCGTTTTTTCGTCTTTTGCATGCAATTAAAAACGTGCATGAGGTGCAGCTCGAGACACAAGTGCAGTGgtatgcgccgctcgaaTTCACTCCGCAAGCCGAAGAGGTTGCGCCAAACGCGACTGAATACTTTGTGTCGATGGACAATGCGCGTGTATTTATTAATTCTGCACAGTGGAGTCTGGAGTCCTATGGTGTTGCAGAAAGTGCTCCGCATATGGCAAGCAACGGCAACCAGTTTGAGGAGCAAACACTGCACTTTGTCTTTTTCCTCCCCGGTGGCAAACATAGCCCAATGCGCCTGCGTAGCCCCGAGACGGGGGCGGTTATTGCACAGCCAGCATGGCTCGTGCCGCAATGGGGCGGTGTTGTTGTGTGGAATCGGCCGCATTCGCACGTAGGGCACGAACCTGCACAgctggacgcggcgctgctaCTCGACGAGCTAGTGGAGCCCATGCGCTTGTTCACACAACAACTCCAGCAATTGCTGGGCCTTACTTTTGCCGATGTTGAGGAAAGCGATGATGTACTTCATCTCGCCGTCCAAGGACTTGCctggcgccgcacactcgAAGTCGCGCGTGGGGCAATCGAGACGCTTGCAAGCATTGTGCACTTGGTACGCAAGATCCCTAACTTGGGTGTCGATGAGCAGGTGCGCGATCAGTtcgcacttgcgcttgtATCCCTCAATCAGTTGCGCGACCTGTTTAACGGCACACAGTATGTGCCCGACGTGCTGCACCGTGCTTTGCAGCTGGCGTCGAAGGCACAGACATACGCGTCGCACGCCTTTTTCCACCCATCCATGCTTGCTATGCTGTACTTTCCAGATGAGCACAAGTATGCGGTATATACCCCACTGTTTGGACCGCTGCT
This is a stretch of genomic DNA from Malassezia vespertilionis chromosome 1, complete sequence. It encodes these proteins:
- a CDS encoding uncharacterized protein (COG:S; TransMembrane:5 (o27-46i58-75o81-100i159-181o279-302i); EggNog:ENOG503NY3S), giving the protein MEDQDVLTGTTQTMTIMDIVERVPPSIMQLLVALGPLINVFHRFLVIATWRGGYTTRMQSWLLLLCCILVCLYGYETLRYAPQAVILVCIGYSYLSASYARVAGNGKLDGQGATTQSVKKTIAQLGDISDFVVALRETVFDPLFTLLQTRSSGMGVRHLVIFLLVTWPLWLLCVIPANLWFTNFVTLRTSAGAVLKSEQAQAVRAYMYTTVLPSANEFAYAHAPKLHAKSVQYAPHMCKYIVQPALWAAHHLVHAMHYIPLSLQTFPPFPIASFSVRHIFLVLVCILLTWCSPWATMLRLVLWRSALVRHLLIGFVNVCSGTENIAEAWRNAMPKRYAPPKLVQSKNMQSYETVFEFAVYENQRWWIGLDWTAALLPQERPSWADVDSNAVAPPASFSLPGAVRTFVASSIVPGKEDCRTAVWRWVEPEWHVLGAQSITSSVHTPSLAASSAPEMHTDAMGHVLDAADRANAAAAAEAAQSSLTKTEQNAMQSSEAELPEALKTVVRAAASARDPLDVDAQGWQYGDNAWEKMSSHSGVGRYTRRRCWIRRAVLVETVERGVRKSQ
- a CDS encoding uncharacterized protein (TransMembrane:2 (o31-51i63-80o); COG:S; EggNog:ENOG503P2CU), which translates into the protein MLVKEFKTPFQAIDIDPQFRRVVSYFRPSDYAAWAASLASFPTALYLMESASPTRPRFGMRTPMRLAGTLGLVGGFLLAYQRSSFRFWGWSENEREVERAKKDKEAGKVIGRGESSLSDEMQGAAFRNSLYSQLNFAVLPWFNFVNHKFHDTPSSSNAQE
- the GPI17 gene encoding GPI transamidase component (COG:M; COG:O; BUSCO:EOG092635DF; TransMembrane:1 (n8-19c23/24o524-543i); EggNog:ENOG503NYTX) is translated as MQEKLTRALILASFIAVILASLPAWWHLTTIVRLPLPTENVRVWQEYGACPIEATWRVVLDVADAAQVHDLAGVCASVHDQLTALSHGSESRPDAFADNACLHWAVDAASNGELIATARANNTSMSSATYHIAVLSQEECKNASFSACADSPSLAKDITALLAPLLARPAEDAYALRDGTVPVRASLQDVRRIEYEKHVRVVFSLLHEDASSGGGSSGWALAELLEQGIKDPLPSQLAPLAPFFRLLHAIKNVHEVQLETQVQWYAPLEFTPQAEEVAPNATEYFVSMDNARVFINSAQWSLESYGVAESAPHMASNGNQFEEQTLHFVFFLPGGKHSPMRLRSPETGAVIAQPAWLVPQWGGVVVWNRPHSHVGHEPAQLDAALLLDELVEPMRLFTQQLQQLLGLTFADVEESDDVLHLAVQGLAWRRTLEVARGAIETLASIVHLVRKIPNLGVDEQVRDQFALALVSLNQLRDLFNGTQYVPDVLHRALQLASKAQTYASHAFFHPSMLAMLYFPDEHKYAVYTPLFGPLLVPLLVALVRECRHRRRTQNAEASRTSSMHLKRRVSPLKRALEATTTPPRRNARAQGMLTTLLTQDSAEGGATGSKGRRARDTVRTDSQRPFAVADDVFRVGVPQKKARGSPQKIEQASPRGGDVSSSLRKNNCAVQDAADNESSVYSDALLRRSPRTRAAAEKGAQLAESPHCAKRLETNARTDRECEQAGNVLGATEETAPIMNTASVDMAKRAVHDSATDISTAEGDARTMTKSDDAGTPDFADAQQRCNVQSSADVAPQGAITGTTAPTNDATRHRLYGKPQITRPPGLLRTTRIPPLHSNRQPLPPPKVRYTAKKEAKKPDKGSDSGEDDTPKPEIDYENEGFL
- the SLM5_1 gene encoding asparagine--tRNA ligase (COG:J; EggNog:ENOG503NV9Y), with the protein product MEERVVDLPVAQADIEEQLAPPIAWIPSHVPVTTDVPEPLAHMLDMLVTGTLRGQVAEPVALDMVDTARYGDVVRASPIAVIQPVDESGGSGAQDWIVVIQVRSTGAVRRVATELGGYLKHTVPPSTSGTISSLDTLLGPPKQVEEPSKPQAPRPAGMSRIEHEMGTRLPAWQIQKIALSRKFPDGWSPMSKLSHEAQHGLRVLHDADPDRFNALVLSKRFRISPESVRRILKSRWEPNVDEANRQNHRAMAAEAMRKSVGAYEREQAELQELRGEIDLDVAPRSFTQAPTGAHAQPVRFEGLVSSADLAAGSKKQKSVASRGSGDWCLIDAGWIVVHVMLDSARARYRIEDMWREETVA
- a CDS encoding uncharacterized protein (COG:S; EggNog:ENOG503P286); amino-acid sequence: MEEVALDKIPEVDANGNPQLVAVDQGQYFPFSVDPETGTVDAPGQDVKLLNMLARWTKMMPPKAPFPPPPHIVQTTLSKNVQMAKDSGNASYRTKDWPSAIKHYTMGIAMATTRPLWEASELTSDELTTLLANRSAAFNGAEAYVEALCDADAVVKIRKPWSKGHFRKGQALTGLKRYEEARAAYMLGQQFEPDNEEFAKAIAALPKA
- the atp12 gene encoding ATP synthase mitochondrial F1 complex assembly factor 2 (COG:C; BUSCO:EOG09264L6D; EggNog:ENOG503NVZS) — encoded protein: MLRLRESSRAESLAQSLRQDASQMSGQKKEANKQIERFWKDVNLRYVPAEEVPEVGEDHFVIQLDNRSLRTPGGNILRVPSERPLLACLTAQEWDEQEKVLRPTSLPITSLIARSIDGFVTERDRADVEQYLLKYLDTDATCFYEDEPPALAALQEKRWDPLIAWAKEHFQIDINVAINTLSNKQPDATRERVAQILASLEPLDLASMERAVMTSKSIIIGLALVYRRIDAEQAALAAEVETAAQASIWGAVEDSHDVDHADLRERLASVACAQVITEPELVGRFVDVLHRKYGN